Proteins found in one Panicum hallii strain FIL2 chromosome 4, PHallii_v3.1, whole genome shotgun sequence genomic segment:
- the LOC112890086 gene encoding uncharacterized protein LOC112890086: protein MRGKQEGTKHGSSTGTAAMWLLLPPVLVLIVLKTGFLPQVAHFRETGFTKVSDEMVHKVSTLGLGGATRQQQSHDTVKREAAKDVSAPISKLTCNFNNAHSDICTMEGDLRVHGKSATVYVVSASTFRPENSSIKVQPYTRKWEKETMSRIREVTMRSMPPAPYSFTIPPRCTVRHDVPAVVFSTGGCGTNFFHAMSDLIVPLYITAHEYSGRVQLVITDYEPKWVAKFRPILAALSMHPVIDLDADTAVRCFPSARVGLESHRMLGIDPSLSRNGYTMMGFRDFLRSTFSLQRPWTTPVISRSTGRKPRLVMVLRRHSRAITNEADAISSMVDLGFEVVAAGPEDASDMGQFAGVVNSCDVMVGVHGAGLTNMVFLPHNATVVQIIPWGEMKVACRYDFGDPVPDMGLRYAEYEVTAEETTLNEKYPRDHPVFTDPASLHRQGKLWEIFLQGQNVTLDIGRFRGVMQHVYQSITTD, encoded by the exons ATGAGAGGGAAGCAGGAAGGTACCAAGCATGGGAGCAGCACCGGAACGGCGGCGATGTGGCTGCTGCTCCCTCCTGTCCTAGTTCTGATTGTGCTCAAGACTGGCTTCCTGCCGCAGGTCGCTCACT TTCGGGAGACTGGATTCACCAAAGTCTCAGACGAAATGGTCCACAAGGTTTCAACCTTAG GTCTGGGCGGTGCAACGCGGCAGCAGCAATCACATGACACGGTGAAGCGAGAAGCTGCAAAAG ATGTGTCAGCACCAATCAGCAAGTTAACCTGCAACTTCAACAATGCTCACTCTGACATCTGCACAATGGAAGGCGACCTGCGAGTCCACGGCAAATCCGCCACAGTCTATGTCGTCTCAGCATCTACCTTCCGGCCGGAGAATTCATCCATCAAGGTCCAGCCATACACGCGAAAGTGGGAGAAAGAGACCATGTCGAGGATCCGGGAGGTCACCATGCGATCCATGCCTCCAGCACCTTACAGTTTCACTATCCCACCGCGATGCACGGTCAGGCACGACGTGCCAGCAGTGGTCTTCTCCACCGGTGGCTGCGGCACAAACTTCTTCCACGCCATGAGCGACCTCATCGTCCCACTCTACATCACAGCCCATGAGTACAGTGGCCGCGTCCAGCTGGTCATCACTGACTACGAACCCAAATGGGTTGCCAAGTTCAGGCCGATCCTCGCCGCTCTATCCATGCACCCGGTGATAGACTTGGATGCCGACACCGCCGTGCGCTGCTTCCCGTCGGCGCGTGTTGGGTTGGAGAGCCACAGGATGCTTGGGATCGACCCAAGTCTCTCCCGCAACGGTTACACCATGATGGGATTCCGTGACTTCCTCCGGTCCACCTTCTCGCTGCAGCGGCCATGGACGACCCCTGTGATAAGTAGGAGCACCGGACGGAAGCCTCGGCTCGTCATGGTTCTCCGGCGCCACTCGAGGGCAATAACGAATGAAGCTGACGCCATCAGCTCCATGGTAGATCTCGGCTTTGAGGTGGTTGCTGCAGGACCGGAGGACGCCAGTGACATGGGCCAATTCGCCGGGGTGGTGAACTCGTGCGACGTGATGGTGGGCGTGCACGGCGCCGGGCTGACCAACATGGTGTTCTTGCCTCACAACGCCACGGTGGTGCAGATCATTCCCTGGGGAGAGATGAAGGTGGCGTGCAGGTATGACTTCGGCGATCCGGTGCCGGATATGGGGCTCCGGTATGCAGAGTACGAGGTGACCGCGGAGGAGACCACACTGAACGAGAAGTATCCCAGGGACCACCCTGTGTTTACTGACCCTGCTTCCTTACACCGCCAGGGTAAACTTTGGGAGATCTTCCTGCAGGGCCAGAACGTCACCCTGGACATCGGCCGGTTCAGAGGGGTCATGCAGCACGTGTACCAGTCCATCACCACGGACTAG
- the LOC112890205 gene encoding uncharacterized protein LOC112890205 — MNGRHESTKQHGSGGGKAVLWLLLPPLLVLIVLKTDFLPQAARLRETGFTRFKDGMVNKVSSFGLDSSARGQQQSLDTEKPESAKGYNQQNEILATNGARDGSLVNSDVGGAATMSKLTCNFSNRHSDYCSMDGDLRFHGKSARVYVVSSSTFRPENSTITIRPYTRKWEPGTMSRIREVEVRSSAPAPHSFVIPPKCTVRHDVPAVVFSTGGCGKNFFHAMSDLIVPLYITAHEYDGRVQLLITDYNADWVAKFRPILAALSVYPVIDFDADTAVRCFPSAHVGLESHRILGIDPARARNGYTMMGFRDFLRSVLSLQRPWTAPVSRSSGQKPRLVFVLRRHSRAVTNEADAVAALADLGFEVVAAGPEDVSDMARFAAVVNSCDVMVGVHGAGLTNMVFLPHNGTIVQIIPWGNLKYPCRFDFGDPVPDMGLRYEEYEVTAQETTLKDKYPRDHPVFADPLSIERKGKVWDVFLEGQNVTLDIDRFRGAMQQIYQSITTE; from the exons ATGAACGGGAGGCATGAGAGTACCAAGCAGCATGGGAGCGGGGGAGGAAAGGCGGTACTGTGGCTCCTTCTACCTCCTCTTCTAGTCCTTATTGTGCTCAAGACCGATTTCCTGCCACAGGCTGCGCGCC TAAGGGAGACGGGATTTACCAGATTCAAAGATGGAATGGTTAACAAGGTTTCATCCTTCG GTTTGGACAGTAGTGCAAGAGGGCAGCAACAATCACTCGACACTGAGAAGCCAGAATCTGCAAAAG GGTATAACCAACAAAACGAAATCCTCGCCACCAACGGGGCAAGGGATGGTTCTTTGGTAAACTCAG ATGTGGGAGGAGCAGCAACAATGAGCAAGCTAACCTGCAACTTCAGCAACCGCCACTCGGACTACTGCTCAATGGATGGCGACTTGCGCTTCCACGGCAAATCCGCCAGAGTCTATGTCGTCTCCTCCTCCACCTTCCGCCCAGAGAATTCCACGATAACAATCCGGCCCTACACGCGAAAGTGGGAGCCAGGGACCATGTCGAGGATTCGGGAGGTCGAGGTCAGATCCTCAGCGCCGGCGCCACACAGTTTCGTTATCCCACCCAAGTGCACGGTTCGGCACGACGTGCCGGCGGTGGTCTTCTCCACCGGCGGCTGCGGCAAGAATTTCTTCCACGCCATGAGTGACCTCATCGTCCCACTCTACATTACGGCCCATGAGTACGATGGCCGCGTCCAGCTGCTGATCACCGACTACAACGCCGACTGGGTGGCCAAGTTCAGGCCGATCCTCGCCGCACTGTCCGTGTACCCGGTCATCGACTTCGACGCCGACACCGCCGTGCGCTGCTTCCCGTCGGCGCATGTGGGGCTGGAGAGCCACAGGATACTTGGCATCGACCCGGCTCGCGCCCGCAACGGCTACACAATGATGGGGTTCCGGGACTTCCTCCGCTCCGTCCTCTCGCTGCAGCGGCCGTGGACGGCCCCCGTGAGCCGGAGCTCCGGGCAGAAGCCCCGGCTCGTCTTCGTTCTGCGGCGCCACTCCAGGGCAGTGACGAACGAAGCCGACGCCGTCGCCGCGCTTGCGGACCTCGGCTTCGAGGTGGTCGCCGCGGGGCCGGAGGACGTGAGCGACATGGCCCGGTTCGCGGCGGTGGTGAACTCGTGCGACGTGATGGTGGGCGTGCACGGCGCCGGGCTGACCAACATGGTGTTCCTGCCGCACAACGGCACGATCGTGCAGATCATCCCGTGGGGGAACCTCAAGTACCCGTGCCGGTTCGACTTCGGCGACCCGGTGCCGGACATGGGGCTCAGGTACGAGGAGTACGAGGTGACCGCGCAGGAGACGACGCTCAAGGACAAGTACCCCAGGGACCACCCTGTGTTTGCCGACCCGCTCTCCATAGAGCGCAAGGGTAAAGTTTGGGACGTGTTCCTGGAGGGCCAGAACGTGACGCTCGACATCGACAGGTTCAGAGGGGCCATGCAGCAAATTTACCAGTCCATCACCACGGAGTAG